A portion of the Paenibacillus marchantiae genome contains these proteins:
- a CDS encoding putative PEP-binding protein: MTKRVVLLEEGTAEMKGLMGIKGAELAELLQAGWPVPAGFIVTKEGCRAFCTRLAHLSAEGTQEIGSAIQHLEQQSGKFFGDSLTPLLLSVRSSESSSRNTASHALLHVGLNDVTVEGLAKQTNDRQYALNCYRILLQDYGQLVYDIPYDLFEEKLEDISILDEANLEFTIAEYKRLIEERGRHPFPQDVQLQLKQVMRAVSDSQRVIRPNSQQELLRNPSHFSDETQGAAVLIQVMVNGERGDRSGFGTVYSRHPGTGERGMTGDYISTDASRRSNEGLDQLRNEESELYGLLQDACGYLESHTREVQEIQFVVDSGILYLVEISEARLTSQATLRSTVDLVDEEVITKEDAILRIQPWHVTELLKASSNLSSELQLLLEWADEMKGLTILSNVDHPKDAVKARSLGAEGIGLCRTEQLLLSASRFPFVQKMILADSEAERKRGLERLLPMQQADFEQLFEAMDGYPVTIRLLDPPLHELLPDIERLKERREQLALRKLEENNTEVQELERVIHRVLELHEQYPLLGQQDCRLGTVFPEIYDMQLEAIFRAAVKGIRQGLWVRPEIMIPLVGNANELQVMRDLVDHVADQVLGEEKRHCLYRVGARIEVPRAALTAAPIARHADFFSFGTDELTQMTFGYSRHNTEKPFLHFIESQRSLPSNPFQVLDIDGVGQLVEMALVQGRIRKPHLKAGICGENAADPASIAFCHRIGLDYVSCLPEQVPLARIAAAQAALLAQKQDPNENRQDGDISTIA, translated from the coding sequence ATGACGAAACGGGTAGTTCTATTGGAAGAAGGTACGGCAGAGATGAAAGGGCTAATGGGTATTAAAGGGGCTGAACTTGCGGAGTTGCTCCAGGCAGGTTGGCCCGTTCCGGCCGGATTCATTGTAACAAAGGAAGGCTGTCGCGCATTCTGTACCCGTCTTGCACATCTTTCAGCTGAAGGAACCCAAGAGATTGGCAGCGCAATTCAGCATCTTGAGCAGCAATCCGGCAAATTCTTCGGCGATTCCTTAACACCGCTGCTGCTTTCCGTCCGGTCAAGTGAATCGAGTTCCCGTAATACGGCATCCCATGCTTTGCTTCATGTAGGACTGAATGATGTGACGGTGGAGGGGCTCGCTAAGCAAACGAATGATCGTCAGTATGCCCTTAATTGTTATCGAATTTTATTACAAGATTATGGTCAACTGGTGTACGACATTCCGTATGATCTATTTGAAGAAAAATTGGAAGACATCTCGATACTCGATGAAGCGAATCTAGAATTCACCATCGCGGAATATAAACGTTTAATAGAAGAGAGAGGACGTCATCCGTTCCCTCAGGATGTGCAGTTACAGTTAAAACAAGTGATGCGTGCAGTTTCTGATTCACAACGTGTTATAAGGCCCAACTCCCAACAAGAACTTCTTCGTAATCCTTCTCATTTCTCCGATGAAACTCAAGGAGCAGCTGTTCTTATACAGGTGATGGTCAATGGCGAGCGTGGTGACCGCAGCGGGTTCGGAACGGTATATTCTCGTCATCCAGGTACCGGGGAACGAGGTATGACAGGGGATTACATTTCAACTGATGCTTCTCGGCGTTCGAATGAAGGACTGGATCAACTGCGGAATGAAGAGTCTGAACTGTATGGTCTTTTGCAGGATGCTTGCGGTTATCTGGAGTCTCACACGAGAGAAGTACAGGAGATTCAATTTGTTGTGGATTCTGGGATCTTGTATCTTGTGGAAATTAGTGAAGCAAGGTTAACCTCACAGGCGACGCTGAGGAGTACTGTAGATCTTGTGGATGAAGAGGTAATCACCAAAGAGGATGCCATATTACGTATCCAGCCTTGGCATGTGACGGAATTGCTGAAAGCATCTTCAAATTTATCATCCGAGTTACAGCTCCTACTTGAATGGGCAGATGAAATGAAGGGGCTTACAATACTTTCGAATGTGGATCATCCAAAGGACGCCGTGAAGGCTCGCTCGTTAGGGGCTGAGGGCATTGGATTGTGTCGGACAGAACAACTGTTGTTGTCTGCTTCGAGATTTCCTTTTGTACAGAAAATGATTCTGGCAGACAGCGAAGCAGAGCGCAAACGTGGACTGGAACGTCTGTTGCCGATGCAACAGGCTGATTTTGAACAACTCTTCGAAGCGATGGATGGTTATCCGGTAACCATTCGATTGCTTGATCCGCCGCTGCATGAGCTGCTGCCTGATATTGAAAGGTTAAAAGAACGACGTGAGCAGTTGGCTCTCAGGAAATTAGAGGAAAATAACACCGAAGTGCAGGAGCTTGAGCGTGTCATTCACAGGGTGCTGGAATTGCATGAACAATATCCGTTGCTAGGACAGCAGGACTGTCGACTGGGAACTGTGTTCCCGGAAATCTACGATATGCAGCTTGAAGCCATTTTTCGTGCAGCGGTGAAGGGCATCCGCCAAGGGTTATGGGTGCGGCCTGAGATTATGATTCCTTTGGTGGGCAATGCCAATGAACTTCAAGTCATGAGAGATCTGGTGGATCATGTAGCGGACCAGGTGCTTGGAGAGGAGAAGCGTCACTGTCTTTACAGAGTGGGAGCACGAATTGAAGTTCCTCGAGCGGCATTGACTGCAGCTCCTATCGCGCGTCATGCGGACTTCTTCTCGTTTGGCACCGATGAGCTGACACAGATGACGTTTGGTTACAGTCGTCATAATACGGAGAAGCCTTTCCTTCATTTTATTGAGTCACAACGCTCACTGCCCAGCAATCCATTTCAGGTACTGGATATTGACGGAGTGGGGCAGTTGGTGGAGATGGCCCTCGTTCAGGGCCGAATTCGGAAACCTCATCTAAAAGCAGGCATCTGTGGCGAGAATGCAGCCGATCCGGCTTCCATTGCTTTTTGCCACCGGATTGGTCTGGATTATGTGAGCTGTCTGCCAGAACAGGTACCGCTTGCCCGTATCGCTGCCGCACAGGCGGCACTCCTTGCTCAGAAGCAGGACCCAAACGAAAACAGGCAGGACGGCGATATATCGACGATTGCGTAA
- a CDS encoding LTA synthase family protein encodes MFNSKNERTSSRTLFAVLFILMLLKLSLLRYFFFQGLSGIGFVTDALGALTVVCILDLIVPKGWKRSVYAGFNVLFSLVLFAATLYNVHFSSVPTYTALSELGQVAQVRGSIGPLVRPEHFLFFVDIVLALPVWFILRSRRASARNSSYRDSGLHFGRSRRRYWGKLGVALTAAFCIVLSGSFIVKGETIDNELVRAENLGFLNYQVSSAILTSKENEAIANGNINETIDKINQLVSKYPYQDKSSQGTAIKTKYFGQAKGSNLIVLQLESFQNFPINASLDGQVLTPVLNDLAKESYYFSHFFQQIGQGNTSDAEFMSNTSIYPTGVVPMSAGYSDRDLPSLPKLLGKEGYESETFHVNDVTFWNRNKMYPALGFNRYFDKPSFKNDKFNDFGPSDEELYRVGVEKMAAHQAANQPFYAQFITASSHSPFTVPADRARITIPATITNTLLHDYLQAINYTDYAVGQLIDELKANGLWDNTTLVIYGDHFGLPANDEITQQIQTNLGVPYDGKVSRFNIPLLIHTPKQAKGQVIEQPGGQLDILPTVMNLMGVSLKEEKFTAFGHDLLNMDHNAFGIRYYLPTGSFVNNDIMFIPGAGFDDGTAYSLKTYEPVTDLEPYRSDYEHVLSLMKLSDEYVKLLPKRAP; translated from the coding sequence ATGTTTAATTCCAAAAATGAGCGGACCTCATCACGGACTTTATTTGCCGTGTTATTTATTCTTATGCTGCTGAAGCTGTCGCTTTTGCGGTATTTCTTTTTCCAGGGTCTGTCTGGCATCGGTTTCGTTACTGACGCATTGGGGGCCCTGACAGTGGTATGCATCCTCGATCTGATCGTGCCCAAAGGGTGGAAGCGTTCAGTGTACGCAGGTTTTAATGTGTTGTTCTCGCTGGTATTGTTCGCGGCGACACTTTATAACGTACATTTCAGTTCGGTTCCCACATATACGGCACTCAGCGAACTGGGCCAAGTCGCCCAAGTGAGGGGCAGTATCGGGCCTTTGGTGCGACCTGAGCACTTCCTGTTTTTTGTGGATATCGTACTCGCTCTGCCCGTATGGTTTATCTTGCGCAGTCGACGTGCCTCAGCTCGTAACAGCAGCTATCGTGACAGTGGACTCCATTTCGGCAGAAGCCGGAGACGGTATTGGGGCAAGTTGGGTGTAGCCCTTACGGCTGCTTTTTGCATCGTGCTGTCCGGCAGCTTCATTGTCAAAGGGGAAACCATTGATAATGAACTGGTTCGTGCCGAAAATCTGGGCTTTCTGAATTACCAGGTGTCATCGGCGATCCTGACGAGCAAAGAGAATGAAGCCATTGCGAATGGCAACATTAACGAAACCATCGACAAGATTAATCAACTGGTTAGCAAGTATCCGTATCAGGATAAGTCGAGTCAAGGCACAGCTATCAAAACCAAATATTTTGGTCAGGCCAAAGGAAGCAACCTGATTGTCCTCCAACTGGAGTCATTTCAAAACTTCCCGATTAATGCTTCTCTCGACGGTCAAGTACTAACCCCGGTTCTGAATGATCTGGCCAAAGAAAGCTATTATTTCTCTCATTTTTTCCAACAGATCGGACAGGGAAATACATCGGATGCAGAGTTCATGTCGAACACATCCATCTATCCAACCGGAGTTGTACCTATGTCAGCAGGGTATAGTGACCGTGATCTGCCAAGTCTTCCAAAACTGCTTGGGAAAGAAGGATATGAATCTGAAACGTTCCACGTTAATGACGTCACCTTCTGGAACCGGAACAAAATGTATCCTGCGCTTGGATTCAATCGGTACTTCGACAAACCCAGCTTCAAGAATGATAAGTTTAATGATTTTGGACCATCGGATGAGGAACTATATCGTGTAGGTGTGGAAAAAATGGCTGCGCATCAGGCTGCTAATCAGCCGTTCTATGCTCAGTTCATTACAGCATCCAGCCACTCACCGTTCACGGTTCCTGCGGACCGGGCGAGAATTACCATCCCGGCCACAATCACCAATACGTTACTGCATGATTACCTGCAAGCGATCAATTATACGGATTATGCAGTAGGTCAGCTGATCGATGAACTCAAGGCAAACGGGTTATGGGACAACACAACACTTGTTATATATGGTGACCATTTTGGTCTGCCGGCAAACGATGAGATTACTCAGCAGATTCAGACCAATCTGGGCGTGCCCTATGACGGTAAAGTTAGTCGTTTCAACATCCCGCTCTTGATCCACACACCGAAACAGGCGAAAGGTCAAGTCATAGAACAGCCTGGTGGTCAGTTGGATATTTTGCCAACGGTGATGAACTTGATGGGTGTCTCTTTGAAGGAAGAGAAATTCACAGCCTTTGGACACGATTTGCTTAACATGGACCATAATGCGTTCGGTATCCGGTATTACTTGCCGACAGGTTCATTTGTGAACAATGACATTATGTTTATTCCGGGTGCGGGCTTTGATGATGGAACAGCCTACTCGTTAAAAACGTATGAACCCGTCACGGATCTTGAACCGTATCGTTCTGACTATGAGCACGTGCTCAGCTTGATGAAGCTGTCTGACGAGTATGTGAAGCTGTTACCCAAACGTGCACCGTAA
- a CDS encoding LLM class flavin-dependent oxidoreductase, with product MKLSVLEHGHINEGRTVQDTLRETVTLAKHADELGFSRFWMSEHHGSGALSFSSPEVMIAHVAAHTDRIRVGSGGIMLPHYSAYKVAENFRLLEALHPGRIDLGIGRAPGGMPIASRALNEGKSSNVQFFPQQIADLGGYFHEQLPEDHRFASLVAGPSVPTVPEVWLLGSSSEGARIAAAQGTAYAFAQFFGTPGGEEAMKHYRRHFKPSILNDKPHSMIAVSAFCADTEEAAAELARSNELFFLRLGRGLEQNSFPSLETVNNYPFTAMEMEQIRQRRSFSIAGTPDQVKDKITAMAERYEADEVIIASAIHSFEDRLRSFSLIAEAFGIKQD from the coding sequence ATGAAACTTAGTGTACTTGAACATGGACATATTAATGAAGGACGGACGGTACAGGATACCCTTCGGGAGACGGTAACTCTTGCCAAACATGCGGATGAACTGGGCTTCTCCCGCTTCTGGATGTCGGAGCATCATGGCAGCGGGGCACTGTCATTTTCCAGTCCGGAAGTTATGATTGCACACGTTGCAGCACATACCGATCGAATTCGCGTAGGTTCGGGAGGCATTATGCTGCCCCATTACAGTGCATATAAAGTTGCCGAGAACTTTCGTTTGCTGGAAGCACTACACCCTGGCCGAATCGATCTTGGCATTGGTAGAGCACCGGGCGGCATGCCGATTGCCAGCAGGGCTCTGAATGAAGGAAAGTCATCGAATGTGCAATTCTTCCCGCAGCAGATTGCCGATCTGGGTGGATACTTTCATGAACAGCTGCCGGAAGATCATCGTTTTGCATCCTTAGTAGCCGGACCATCCGTACCAACTGTTCCCGAAGTATGGCTTCTCGGCTCCAGTTCCGAAGGTGCACGAATTGCTGCAGCACAAGGGACCGCTTACGCGTTTGCCCAATTTTTCGGAACGCCGGGTGGAGAGGAAGCGATGAAGCATTATCGCAGACATTTCAAGCCTTCTATCCTGAATGACAAACCACACTCCATGATTGCGGTGTCGGCATTCTGTGCAGATACTGAAGAAGCGGCCGCTGAACTGGCTCGCAGCAATGAATTATTCTTCCTGCGGCTTGGCCGGGGTCTGGAGCAGAACTCATTCCCATCCCTGGAAACGGTGAACAACTATCCATTTACGGCCATGGAGATGGAACAGATCCGTCAACGCCGTTCTTTTTCTATTGCAGGTACACCGGATCAGGTAAAAGACAAAATTACGGCAATGGCTGAACGTTATGAAGCGGATGAAGTTATTATTGCATCAGCGATTCACTCATTCGAGGATCGTTTGCGTTCATTCAGCCTGATAGCGGAAGCCTTTGGTATAAAGCAGGATTAA
- a CDS encoding metallophosphoesterase family protein, with amino-acid sequence MLEQAAYDPEQDELILLGDYVDRGPKSKEVVEQIMQMHEQYNIIAIKGNHDAMMVKALNHDVEDYDKHWIRNGGLQTLASYVEVSLDDEQLDWDVYTEAKQWLRTHYEHHLRFLEQLPLVYEIPGYIFVHAGINPDVEDWRTQSERDFIWIREPFYSRPTSLKETVVFGHTPVKNLHNEPGVWFDPSGDKIGIDGGCAYGARLNLLEISEDGSLQTLFVKRGETRQGPEV; translated from the coding sequence CTGCTTGAGCAGGCAGCATACGATCCGGAGCAGGACGAGCTGATTTTGTTAGGTGATTATGTCGACCGCGGACCGAAGAGTAAAGAGGTCGTGGAACAGATTATGCAGATGCACGAGCAGTACAACATTATTGCGATCAAAGGAAATCATGATGCGATGATGGTCAAGGCGCTGAACCATGATGTCGAGGACTATGACAAACACTGGATTCGTAATGGAGGTTTACAGACGCTGGCCAGCTATGTTGAGGTTTCTTTGGATGATGAGCAGTTGGACTGGGATGTTTATACTGAAGCCAAACAGTGGCTCCGTACACACTATGAGCATCATCTTCGTTTTTTGGAACAGCTTCCCCTTGTATACGAAATTCCTGGTTATATCTTTGTACATGCCGGGATTAATCCGGATGTGGAGGATTGGCGGACTCAGTCAGAGCGTGACTTCATTTGGATTCGGGAGCCGTTCTATTCAAGACCAACATCGCTCAAGGAGACCGTGGTATTCGGTCATACTCCAGTCAAAAATTTGCATAACGAGCCAGGTGTCTGGTTTGACCCCAGTGGAGACAAGATTGGCATTGATGGCGGATGTGCTTATGGTGCTCGATTGAACTTGCTGGAGATCAGCGAAGACGGGAGTCTACAGACTCTTTTTGTGAAAAGAGGAGAGACCCGTCAGGGTCCCGAGGTTTAA
- a CDS encoding manganese-dependent inorganic pyrophosphatase yields the protein MEKALIFGHKNPDTDTICSAIAYADLKTKLGQDVEAVRLGEVNGETQFALDQFKVAAPRLIKTAANEVNKVILVDHNERQQSVSDIEEVTVVEVIDHHRIANFETSQPLYFRAEPVGCTATILNKLYKENGVEISAPIAGLMLSAIISDSLLFKSPTCTEQDVAAARELAAIAGVDADSYGLEMLKAGADLSQKTIAELISLDAKEFAMGQAKVEIAQVNAIDVNDVLVKQPELEAAIEAIISSKGLDLFVFVVTDILNNDSVALAYGASTKAVEKAYNVTLSDSRALLKGVVSRKSQIVPVLTEAFNSL from the coding sequence ATGGAAAAAGCATTAATCTTCGGTCACAAAAATCCCGATACGGATACGATCTGCTCGGCCATTGCCTATGCAGACTTGAAAACAAAATTGGGTCAGGACGTTGAAGCTGTTCGTCTCGGCGAAGTAAACGGCGAAACTCAATTTGCATTGGACCAATTCAAAGTGGCAGCGCCACGTCTGATCAAAACAGCAGCTAACGAAGTGAACAAGGTCATCCTGGTTGACCACAATGAGCGTCAACAAAGTGTCAGCGATATTGAGGAAGTGACTGTTGTTGAAGTTATCGACCATCACCGGATCGCGAACTTTGAGACAAGCCAGCCTCTGTATTTCCGTGCAGAACCTGTAGGTTGTACAGCAACCATTTTGAATAAATTGTACAAAGAAAACGGTGTGGAAATCAGCGCACCGATTGCTGGTCTGATGCTGTCCGCAATCATTTCCGACTCCCTGTTGTTCAAATCCCCAACATGCACAGAGCAAGATGTAGCAGCAGCACGTGAACTGGCTGCCATTGCTGGTGTGGATGCAGATAGCTATGGTCTGGAGATGCTGAAAGCGGGCGCGGACCTGAGTCAGAAAACGATTGCTGAACTGATTTCCCTGGATGCGAAAGAATTCGCTATGGGCCAAGCAAAAGTGGAAATTGCACAAGTGAACGCGATTGACGTGAATGATGTGCTTGTGAAACAACCTGAGCTTGAAGCAGCGATTGAAGCAATTATTTCCAGCAAAGGTCTCGACCTGTTCGTATTTGTCGTAACCGACATCCTGAACAACGATTCCGTTGCATTGGCTTATGGTGCTTCCACCAAAGCTGTAGAAAAAGCGTACAATGTAACATTGTCGGATAGCAGAGCGTTGCTCAAAGGCGTAGTATCCCGCAAATCGCAAATTGTTCCAGTTCTGACCGAAGCGTTCAACTCGTTGTAA
- the infC gene encoding translation initiation factor IF-3, translating into MIKNEKIKATEVQLTGLNGEDLGIMSTRDALALAKQHKVDLICMSLMTSPPPCKLMGAGAARQEKQQEKKKAVKSPDKRKVKEIRLNLQMEDHDRETKQSQAERILTKGDSVKLVIQVHGTKEGTAGKEWAEQLCKSLAEYGSKTTGIQVSGKQVVVQLDPIG; encoded by the coding sequence ATGATCAAAAATGAAAAAATTAAAGCGACTGAAGTCCAGCTGACCGGCCTGAACGGTGAAGATCTCGGCATCATGTCTACTCGTGACGCACTTGCACTTGCGAAGCAGCATAAGGTGGATCTGATCTGTATGTCTCTAATGACCAGCCCGCCACCATGCAAACTGATGGGCGCTGGAGCAGCGAGACAGGAAAAGCAGCAAGAGAAGAAGAAGGCGGTAAAATCCCCGGATAAACGTAAAGTGAAGGAGATCCGACTGAACCTGCAGATGGAAGACCACGATCGGGAGACCAAGCAATCTCAGGCAGAGCGTATCCTGACGAAGGGGGACTCGGTGAAGCTCGTCATCCAGGTGCATGGAACCAAGGAAGGAACAGCAGGCAAGGAATGGGCAGAACAGCTGTGCAAATCTCTGGCTGAGTATGGCAGTAAAACGACAGGTATTCAGGTGAGCGGCAAACAGGTCGTTGTACAGTTAGACCCCATTGGATAA
- a CDS encoding protein-glutamine gamma-glutamyltransferase — MIIVANQPIELVRSDWSAFAWHWLQQLQNSPTVYTYQSMDHLHFEWTLRESLVDAAEALDRSGVSFASFEKSRCNPAYWNRNAEGGFELRSEVTPAEGIRDIWKNGHLYAFECATATVIVLYGGVLNSIREDDFNSLFRNLLLYDWHYDSDLRLTEKNGSDSALPGDVLYFKNPDVSPETPEWQGENTIMLREDVYYGHGIGIASGEEIIRSLNQNRIPGSTVSAYLMDTVIYPDFLYLSRYAKNSNSNSQTASSTPVLPGQLYVRIGGSRYLRV, encoded by the coding sequence ATGATCATTGTTGCGAATCAACCGATTGAGCTGGTACGTTCGGATTGGTCTGCTTTTGCATGGCATTGGTTACAGCAACTACAGAACAGTCCAACAGTATACACATATCAATCCATGGATCATCTTCACTTTGAATGGACGTTGCGCGAGTCTCTGGTGGATGCAGCAGAAGCACTCGATCGAAGCGGGGTCAGCTTTGCCTCGTTCGAGAAATCCAGATGTAATCCTGCCTATTGGAACCGAAATGCTGAAGGTGGCTTTGAACTAAGATCTGAGGTAACGCCTGCGGAAGGAATCCGGGACATATGGAAGAATGGTCATTTGTATGCCTTTGAATGTGCAACAGCGACTGTGATTGTCCTTTATGGCGGAGTATTGAACAGTATTCGGGAAGATGATTTCAATTCACTGTTCCGCAACCTGCTGCTCTACGACTGGCACTATGACAGCGATCTGCGATTAACGGAGAAGAACGGCAGCGACTCTGCGCTTCCTGGAGACGTATTGTACTTCAAAAATCCGGACGTTTCCCCTGAAACACCAGAGTGGCAGGGAGAGAATACCATTATGCTGCGTGAAGACGTATATTATGGTCATGGAATCGGGATTGCAAGCGGGGAAGAAATCATTCGTTCACTGAATCAAAACCGCATTCCTGGAAGTACAGTGTCAGCCTATTTGATGGATACGGTAATTTATCCGGACTTTCTATATCTATCCCGCTACGCCAAGAACAGTAACTCGAATTCACAAACAGCCTCATCTACTCCGGTCTTGCCGGGACAGTTGTATGTACGCATCGGCGGCAGCCGTTACTTGCGAGTCTAA